Below is a window of bacterium DNA.
TCAGAAGAAGCGCATATATTAGGGGTTGCAAATACGATTGTAAACACTAACGGAAAATTGAAAGGGCATATAACCGACGGTTCTGGTTTTATAAACTCTTTAAAGATAGATGGCAATTTTAAGATAAAAAATTCAAAAGTGTTTATGTTAGGTGCTGGTGGTTCAGCTTATGCTATTAGTGGCGCTTTAATTAAAAATAGCATTAGCGAGTTATATGTCTGCAACCGTACAGAAGAAAAGAGTGTTCTTTTAAAAAAACATATATCAGAAAAACTTGGTTACAAAAATGTAACTGTTGTTCCCTTTGAAAAAATCAATAGTAAGGAGTTTTGGCACGAACCCCAACTTCTTGTCAACACAACATCAATAGGGATGAACCAACAAGACAACCTTATTATAAAGGAAGAAAATTTTATTAACCTAAAATTTGTATATGATATTGTATATAACCGTAAAACTGAGTTGTTGTTAATGGCTGAAAAGCATCAAATCCCTTGTTTAGGAGGGCTATCAATGTTAGTATACCAAGGAGCGGCTTCTTTTGAACTCTGGACAGGAGAAGAAGCACCTGTTGAAGAAATGAAAAAATCTTTAAATCTTCCTTCCAGCAACTATACCTGAGAACTTATATGAAAATTAAAATAGAACTTACTGAAAACTCTTATTTAATATATGTTGATTATAAACTTAATAAGATTACAAACATTTTTAAAGAGAACAAATATGGCAATAAAATCTTAATTGTTAGTGACGATAACGTGTTTCCTCTTTACGGGAATCTTATCAAAGAAGGGCTTTCTACTATGGGAAAAAAGGTGTTTGAGGTGATACTTGCACCGGGAGAAAAAACTAAAACCTTCAACCAACTGATAAAGATAATTGAGGTTTGCGGAAAGAATAAGATGGGCAGAGACGATACAATCTTAACCCTCGGTGGTGGAGTTGTTAGCGATATAGGCGGGTTTGCTTCTTCAATATATATGAGAGGTATAAATTTTGTTACAGTTCCAACAACGCTTCTTGCTCAGGTTGACGCTTCTGTTGGCGGAAAAACTGCTGTAAACCTACCTTTCGGAAAGAACCTTGTAGGCAGTTTTTACCAACCGTCTTTTGTATATATAGACCTAAACACCCTTGACACTCTTTCAAATAAAGAGATAAAACAAGGTATAAGCGAAATAATAAAATACGGTATAATAAAGAAGAAGCAGATTTTTGATATTATGGAGAAAGAAACAGTTGATATAAAACAACATTACAAATTTCTTGTGACTGAAAGTTTAAAAATTAAAAAAGATGTTGTTGAAAAGGATGAAAAAGAGAAACGCGGATTAAGAGAAATTTTGAATTTTGGACACACATTAGGGCACGCTATTGAAATATCTCATTTTCCAAAATTTACTCACGGCGAGGCTGTTGCTCTTGGAATGGTTGGTGAGACCTTTATCTCTTCTTGTATTGGCCTTTGTGGGAAAGATGTTTTCTATAAGGTAAAAGAGGTTGTAAAAAAATGGGAACTACCTTTCTCATTTAAAAACATAAAACTTGAAGAAGCACTTGAGTTTCTATCTT
It encodes the following:
- the aroB gene encoding 3-dehydroquinate synthase, which encodes MKIKIELTENSYLIYVDYKLNKITNIFKENKYGNKILIVSDDNVFPLYGNLIKEGLSTMGKKVFEVILAPGEKTKTFNQLIKIIEVCGKNKMGRDDTILTLGGGVVSDIGGFASSIYMRGINFVTVPTTLLAQVDASVGGKTAVNLPFGKNLVGSFYQPSFVYIDLNTLDTLSNKEIKQGISEIIKYGIIKKKQIFDIMEKETVDIKQHYKFLVTESLKIKKDVVEKDEKEKRGLREILNFGHTLGHAIEISHFPKFTHGEAVALGMVGETFISSCIGLCGKDVFYKVKEVVKKWELPFSFKNIKLEEALEFLSYDKKVRQGKIRFVLPQSIGKVKTGVVLTIEEVENFLKDIG
- the aroE gene encoding shikimate dehydrogenase; amino-acid sequence: MNITGKTQITGVMGYPVKHSLSPIFQNAAYKKLGLKYVYIPMEVAPENLKTAVRGIRALNFRGVNLTIPHKKQVLEYLDEISEEAHILGVANTIVNTNGKLKGHITDGSGFINSLKIDGNFKIKNSKVFMLGAGGSAYAISGALIKNSISELYVCNRTEEKSVLLKKHISEKLGYKNVTVVPFEKINSKEFWHEPQLLVNTTSIGMNQQDNLIIKEENFINLKFVYDIVYNRKTELLLMAEKHQIPCLGGLSMLVYQGAASFELWTGEEAPVEEMKKSLNLPSSNYT